DNA from Helicobacter pylori:
ATTAATGCAGGGACTTGAACCCTTGTGATTTCATTGTATGGCATGCACACCCCTTTGATTTAAGGTTGTTATTATAGTGTAAAAATAAAAATCATGGTTGTTTGAGTTGCCTTTGCAATAACAAACAAGCTTTTTTAAGGAATTGTTTTAAGGTGTTTTGAGAGTGGTTGATAAAATTTGTAAGCTCATTTTCTTTAAGATGCAATGAAACGATTAAAACGCTTTGTAAGATATGAGCCACACTCCCTTCAAATAAAATACCTATAGTGGGGGTTTTAGCGCTGGCTGTTTGGCAAAACCCGTTCAAATTATCCACCCATTCAAATATTTCTTGCTTGGTTTTACAAGGCGTGTTTAAATATTTTAAAAAATCCTCTTTAAAACTCATCAGATTTTTTTGTAAATTGTTTAAATCACTAGCATGGTTATTGGGAGGATTAAACATGCTTTTAATGCGGGCGGTAGCGTCTTGTTTGTTGGTTTGTTTCAATTTCACTTGAGAGTAATTGAGGCTAACAGCATGCTTGATTTTCGCCCCATAGCTTAAATTATAGACTTTTTTAGGTTGGTAATAATGAAGGGCTTCTTCAATCCTTTCTTTAGAGAGCAAAAAGAGCGAGTCGCTAAAAGTTTCATAGCCTTTAAAATTGCCCTCTATGCTGATTAAAGATGAGGTGTCAATCTCTTTTTCATCTCCATAATAGGAATTTTTAGCGTGCTTTTTAAACCCTTTAATATAAGCGCAATCTAAAGCGCACAAATAGATTTCATCGCTCATCAAACCCGCTAAAGCCACCCCGGCATTGCCCACAAAAGGCGCTGCGTATTCTATACTTAAAGGGCTTATATACGCGCAAGCACTCCCTCCACGCATAAACATCAACGCTTCTTTGGCTAAATTAAAAGCGTTAGGATTGAGCATGTTAGCCCCCATTAAGGGGGTGTCTTCTAGGGGGGCGTTTTCTAAAACTTCCTTAAGATAGTCTATGCGCTCCACTTCTATTTGAAAATCCACTTTAACGCCATGCGCTTTTAAAGGCTTTAAGGCGGTTCCGCATGAAAAAATGATGAAATGATCTTCATTTTCTTTTAAAAAATCTAACAATAAATCCAGGCTTGGCCCATTGCCCACCACGCAAATGGGGGCGTTGATCTTTTTGGGTTTGGTTTTTAGGGTTTGGTATAGGGGTAAGTTTTTAATCGTGTTCTTTAACCCTAGCAATTCGTCTTCAAAACTCCCCCAACCCCTTAAGGCTTGTTTGTAATAGCTTTGAATGTTTTCTCGCATGCGCATATTGAAAGCGCTTTTATAGGGCATGATTTCTAGTTTTAAAAAAGAATGCGTAACAGGGCGTTTCAAAAAATCCATTTTCAATTCATTAGGGTTAAAAAACCCTTGAATAAAGAGTTTGGCCCCTTTTTTAATCAAATCTTCATAACGTGCAAAATAGCAACTGATTTTAAACAAATCTAAATTTTCTTCAAACAAATAAAGCGAATGGAAGCGGTAATTTTGAGCCTGTAAAATAGCCAAAAACAAGCCGTCTAAAACGCCATAAATCATGGTAGGGGGTAAGAATTTCTTTAAAGAGCAAGGCGTTTGATAATTGTCTAAAAAGTTTGAGATCGCATGCGTGGCTTTAAGGGTTAGGGGGAGTTTGTGGTTGTTTTGAGATCTTAAATAATGTAAAGAGAGGTGGTTATTGTCTAATGACCATCTAGGATTATTCAAGGGGTTAGAAGCCATGCTGAAAGCGGTTTCTATCATTTGATGTTTAGGGTAGCTTAAAGCGTTCGTGGGCGTGTGTAAGAGATTAAGATGGTTTTTTTCAAAAAGCAATTGGTAATTTTTAAAAGGCGTATTGAGGGCGTTAAACAGATTGGGGTGATAGGATTTGAAAAAAACTAAATTATCCCTAAAACGCTTTGAAATTTCTTTTTCTAAATAGGGCACATCAAAAGATTCTAGGGCTTTTAAAAAGGGCATGTAATGGCCTTTTTCATCACACCTCTATGAGTCTTTTAAATCATTTTCTAAAAGTTGGGAAGCGAGGGCGATTTTTTTCAACGAGATAAAATCTTGTTCGCTGTAGCGTTTGTTGTCGTTCATTTTATGGTAATAGGGGGCGCTTAAATCCAAAGCTTTTTTTTCTAAATCTTGCTTGGTGGTGGTAGTTTGGATTTCAAAAAGATTTTTTGCTTCTTCTAAAGACATAGGGATTTCTATTGCATTGAAGCGTTCAAAATTATCATAAAGCTCGTTAAAATCCTGATTGTCTATCTGCAAAAACGCCCCCACATCTAAAAACAATTCTTTTTCCTTGCTATCTAGTATCCCATCAGCATAGGCTAATAACATAAGAAATTCCACTAATTTCAGGCGTTTGGTGTATTCCCCATGCGTGTGATCGGCGATTTCTTGGCATAAGGATTCAAAATTTTCTTTTTTATCCACAGGCTCATTGAGAAGCTCTTTAGCTAAATCTCGTTGTTCGCTGTTTAAGGGTTGCTCTAATTCATGGATAAAAAGCGTCCTTAAGGCGTTATCCAAAGCGTTTTTTTGAATGTCTAAACATTTTAAAAGACGCATATACGCGCCCATTTGGGTTTGCTTGAATTTGTCTAGGGGGCTAGATTGTGCTAACAAATAGGGGTCATTTTTCAAGTCGTATTCTTCGGTTTTGGTTTTAGGGTTTAGGGGATTTTTCAAGTATTCTTTGAGGGTGTTGTAAAAATAAAACAACACAACCGCTGCGATAATCAATAAAATGATTTCCATTTTTTTCCTTTATGAGTATTTTTTCATTTGTTCTTTAAGATCTTGTTTTTGCCTGCTCTCTCGCTCTTTTTTGGCTTGATAAAGGCGCATTTGCTCTTCTTTTTGCTTGTCTTGTAAGATCATTTTCCTCTCATGGTTTTTTTTAAGCCGTTCTATGTATTCTTCTCGTTTTTCTGGGTCTTGGAAACTCACAGGGCGGATAAAAAAGACAAACAAAATCAACACAAAAATCCCTATGGCGACAACCTCAGAGCCTTCGCCATTGAAAGCATACCAAAGCCCTCCCATGAAAGAAGCAAAAGCGAGTTTTAAAAAAGCGTTCATTTTAAATGAAAGTAACTTTATGATAATGCGTATCAAGCCCTAGAGCTTGCTTATCTTTTTCCCCCATAGCCATCAGCGCGATTTGAGGCAGTAATAAAGTGGGGGTGTTGTCATTATCTCTTTTATAAATTTTTGAAGCTTTTAAGCTTAAATTTTCAAAAGCGTGAAAAAGCCCTAAAGAATGCGCGATTAAAAAATCTGCCCCCAAATCAATCCCCAAATAGCGTAAATGCGCACACTGGAGCAAGCCATTTGTCTCATTGACTTCTAAAAGGGGGGCGTAATTTTGAAAAGACTCTAAAAAATTAGGGCTTTTTAAGTGGATTTTATGGAAAAAATGATCGCTTCGTTTAATACGAGAAAATTCAGCCCCTAAAAATTGATCAAACGGGCTTTTCAATTCCCATGCCAAAAATTCATTAACCCACTCATTGAGGTAGGCTATCTCAATATCTTTTTCATAAACGAGTTGGTATTTTTTCAATTTTTCATTGACAGAGTCGATGATTTCAGGGTTGTTGTCTAAAACTTCTTTAGCATGCAAGATATTCAAATACGCATCTTCTTCGCAAAAAATGAGCGAAACGCCATTAGCTTTGGCTAGAGCCAGATTATACGCACAAACCGTGAGAAAATCATGCGTGCTGATGATCTTCCCATAATAGCCCCCATCATAACAAAAAGGCAGATCAATGACTTTTTGCCCCATTTTTTCTAAATAGAACTTAGCACTTTTGAGAAGCGCTTGGGCGTTTAAATGCTTCGCATAAGCGTTAAAGAGCGCACAAGTTTTAGGGGGGTTGGGCGTTTTTGGGGGGTTAGAATGGTATTGAAAAAGGCTTAAAAGGTTTTTAGAAAAATCTTTCCATGGCTTGATTTTGGAGTTAGTGAGCATTTCTTGCAATTCATAGATTTCATGGTCAATATTATCATCGTTTTTATAGAGATAATGCGCCACGCTTAAAAAATTCATCACACCGCTTTCAGGCTGAGAAATCATCTCTAACAACCGATCCCGCTCTGTGGGGTAGCGCTTCATCAGCCATTTAACATACAAGAAAAAGCCATCGCCCAGATATTTAGGGTTGGTTTGGGGGTTGATAAAATTGATTTGGATAAACTTTTCTAATTCTTCTTTTTCGCCTTTGGTGATATAGGGGACTTGTTTGAAAAAGTCTTCATAATTTTTTAAAACTTCCTTTTCATCAATCATTAAATCTTTTAAAGCGTATCGTTTGGATAGGGGATCTAACACCCATTCTTTAGAAAAAAACGCCACCAAATCGCTTATTTTAGCGTCTTCAAACACCGCAATTTGGTTGATTTTAAGCGCGATGTTTTCATTATAGCTCACGCCTTTGAGTTGCTTTAAAAGATCCAAAAGGTATTGATCTTCTTGGTATTCTAAAAAATAAGACTCATAAGCTGGATTGTAATCTTTATTGGTTTCAAAACGAAAGACTTTTACATGCAATTTCAAAACGCTCATTAATCAATCCTTTAGCTTTTGTGTAGATTTTCTAAAATCGCGCGGTTTTTGGAATTGGAAAAAAGAGCCTCTTTAGAATCCAACCATTCTTTAGACTCTCGTTCGTCTTTCTTTGGCTCTTGCATGAGCGGCTCTTCTTTTTGGAACAATTCAAGCGAATCGCAACGATTGAATAAAACGATATTTTCATTTTTTTCTTTGATAAGGATTTGAATGATGCCAGGAAGTTCCACTTGAACCACGCTACCAATATTGTTAGGGCCAAACCCGGCCTCAAACTGCACGCTTTGCGCGTCAATCATTAAACTCTCTAAGGTGTATCCGGCTAAAACAAACAGCACTAACGCGCCGAATTTTTCATGGATTTCTTTAGGGAGCTTGGGGGAAAAATCAATCGCATCCCTTTCGCACAAAAGGTTGAAACTCAAATGGTTTTTTGACAGAAATTGCAAGTATTCAATGCAATGCTTGTTGTTTAAAAGCCTTAATTCTCTTCGCATGCGAGCAACCTTTCAAATTCTTCTAATAAATGACGCACCTCTTGCATGCCAATTTCCCAAAATTCCTTGCTATCAATGTCAAAGCCAAACATGGACACTAATTCTTTAGGGCTTTTTGACCCTCCTAAGCTCAAAAATTCCGTGTAAGTTTTAACAAATTCTTTAGCGTCGCTTTTTTTATAAAGCCCATAAAGCGCTAAAGTCAAAAGCTGTCCGTAACTATAAGCGTAGCAATAAAAAGGCGAATGGATAAAATGGGGGATATAGCTCCACCATAAATGGTAGTTTTTAGTGAGTTTCACGCTTTTTTCAAACATTCTTTGATTTTCTTCAAACCAGATTCGATCAAAATCTTTGGTGTCTAATTCTTCATCCATTTCGTGGATTCTTCTTTCAAAATTAGTCATCACCACTTGCCTAAAAAGCGTAGAAAAAATATCCTCTAACTTGCCGGCCAGCATGAAAAGAAGCTCATCAGATTTCAAACCCTTTTTCAAATGCTCAAAAAACAGCATTTCAGAAAAGACAGAAGCGGTTTCTGCGGTGGTTAAGGGCGTATCCATGTTCAATACGCCTTGTTTTTTGGATAATTCTTGGTGGATCATATGCCCAAATTCATGGGCGATAGTGAAAGCGTCTCGGCGATTCCCTGTGTAGTTTAACAGCACATAGGGGTGAGCGCTAGGCACCGTGCCATGGCTAAAAGCCCCACCTTGCTTAAAGTCTTTGGGGTGTGAATCCACCCACCCTTCTTTGATCGCTTTAGAAGCGATTTTGTGAAATTCAGGGCTAAAGGCTTTAAGGGTTTTAAGCACTTCTTCTAGAGCTTGAGAGTAAGTCATAGTGATGCTCTCATTGTTTAAAGGGGCGTAGCGATCGTAATCTTTGAGTTTATGCCCTAAAATTTGCGCTTTTTTATGATAGTAACGATGCACTAAGGAAAAGTTAGCGTTCACGATTTCTATCATGCTATCCACGCTCTCTTGCGAGATTTGGTTGTCAATGTGGCGGAAACTCTCTTTTTTGTCGTATTTTCTCAGTTTGGTTTCAATGAGCAAATCCTTACGCACCATGTTTAAAATGTAAGTGAGTAAAGGGCGGGATTTTTCTAACGCTTTGCTGAAAGCTTTTTGAGATTTTTTACGGATCTTGCGTTTGGGGTTGTGCAAGAGGGCTAAAATTTCTTCTTCGCTTAAAGTTTTTTCTTCAAAAGGGATTTTTAAAGAAGAAAAATGTTCATCAAAAAGACGGCTAAACGCGCCCACTCCCACAGGTGAAAGGGCTAGGGCGATCTTTTCTTCATCTAAATTCAAGGTGTGCTTTTTCTTTTCTATGAGATTGTTTAGATAAAAAGCATGATCTTTGCATTTTTTAATGAAAGCGAGTTGTTTTTTGGCGTCCAAATTCTTAAATTCAATTTCAAAGAATAAAAGGTGTTGTTGGATATTCGCGCAAGCCATTTCGCATTGCGAATAAAACTTCGCTTCTTTGGTGTTCTTGGCAAAGAGTAATTGAGCGTAAGTCATCGCTCTAGAAATTTTTTCTAACAAATTTTCGTAATGTTTAAGAGCGTCGGCAAATCCTGTGGCGTCTAAATCCTTAAGGTTATTTTGATAAGCGCTCTCAAATTCTTGTGCTTCTGTTTGTAAGGTTTTTAAAAATTCTTCTGCGCTTTCTTTATTTTCAAATAAAGCGCTTAAATCCCATTCTTGCTCTTTCATAAAAGCCCCCTTTATTTAATAGTTTGAGTTCAATACGCTTGTATTTTAACATAACACTGACAATACAAGCAAACTTATCATTTGGTTTTTGCGCCATTATTTTTTAGCCGGCTCATTTTCTTGGCTCTTTTGGTGCAAAATAAATTGAGCGATAGATTCCAGGTATTTTAAAATAAAAGGGGTTGCTAACATGGAAAAGACGACCATAAGGATAAGGAGTTGATGGATGTCATTTTGAGCGATATTTAAGATATTCTTTTGGTGCAAAAAACCAAGAATCCCTTTTTTTTCTTGTAAATTAAAGAGCTGGTGCGAGCCTGAATTTAAAAAGATAACAAAGGAAAACTCCCCGATTTGTGCTAAAGAAAGGGCGGTTTTTATGGCGGTTTTAGCGTCTCTAAAAAAACGCAAAAGCGCATAAATGATAAAAGTCTTAAAACTCATCACTAAAATGAGTAAAAAGATGACGACAAAGAATTTCTCCATGAAGAAACTCACATTAATTTGCATCCCTATCGTAATGAAAAAAAGGGCCAAAAAGAGGTTTTTTAATTGCGCGAATTCTTCTTGGACATTGATTTTATAGCGCGATTTAGAAATCGCCATGCCCACAATGAACGCCCCCAAAGACATAGAAAACCCAAAAAAATGGCTCAACCCCGCCGCGCTGCAAACAATCACTAAAATCGTGCCTATAAAAATTTCAGGCAAGCGCGTGTCTTTCGCTTGCTCTAAGATGAGATTAGCCCCTTTTTTTCCAGGCAACAATAAAAGAACTAGAATAATCCCTGCTGAAATAAGGGTTTTAAGAATGAGCAAATTGACATGAGAATCCTTACTGCCTAGAATGGTCAAAATTAAAAGCATGGGAATGGCT
Protein-coding regions in this window:
- a CDS encoding TerB family tellurite resistance protein, which produces MEIILLIIAAVVLFYFYNTLKEYLKNPLNPKTKTEEYDLKNDPYLLAQSSPLDKFKQTQMGAYMRLLKCLDIQKNALDNALRTLFIHELEQPLNSEQRDLAKELLNEPVDKKENFESLCQEIADHTHGEYTKRLKLVEFLMLLAYADGILDSKEKELFLDVGAFLQIDNQDFNELYDNFERFNAIEIPMSLEEAKNLFEIQTTTTKQDLEKKALDLSAPYYHKMNDNKRYSEQDFISLKKIALASQLLENDLKDS
- a CDS encoding cation:proton antiporter, yielding MENSTLYIVIAGLWLAVGFGIFLKKLDMPVIIGYICTGTVLAAFFKINDFNLLSDIGEFGIVFLMFMIGIEFNFDKLKSIKQEVLVFGLLQVILCALIAFLVGYFVLGLSPIFSLVLGMGLSLSSTAIVLKFFEDSKQLSTPMGKSAVGILIFQDIAAIPMLLILTILGSKDSHVNLLILKTLISAGIILVLLLLPGKKGANLILEQAKDTRLPEIFIGTILVIVCSAAGLSHFFGFSMSLGAFIVGMAISKSRYKINVQEEFAQLKNLFLALFFITIGMQINVSFFMEKFFVVIFLLILVMSFKTFIIYALLRFFRDAKTAIKTALSLAQIGEFSFVIFLNSGSHQLFNLQEKKGILGFLHQKNILNIAQNDIHQLLILMVVFSMLATPFILKYLESIAQFILHQKSQENEPAKK
- a CDS encoding DUF5644 domain-containing protein; protein product: MSVLKLHVKVFRFETNKDYNPAYESYFLEYQEDQYLLDLLKQLKGVSYNENIALKINQIAVFEDAKISDLVAFFSKEWVLDPLSKRYALKDLMIDEKEVLKNYEDFFKQVPYITKGEKEELEKFIQINFINPQTNPKYLGDGFFLYVKWLMKRYPTERDRLLEMISQPESGVMNFLSVAHYLYKNDDNIDHEIYELQEMLTNSKIKPWKDFSKNLLSLFQYHSNPPKTPNPPKTCALFNAYAKHLNAQALLKSAKFYLEKMGQKVIDLPFCYDGGYYGKIISTHDFLTVCAYNLALAKANGVSLIFCEEDAYLNILHAKEVLDNNPEIIDSVNEKLKKYQLVYEKDIEIAYLNEWVNEFLAWELKSPFDQFLGAEFSRIKRSDHFFHKIHLKSPNFLESFQNYAPLLEVNETNGLLQCAHLRYLGIDLGADFLIAHSLGLFHAFENLSLKASKIYKRDNDNTPTLLLPQIALMAMGEKDKQALGLDTHYHKVTFI
- a CDS encoding M3 family oligoendopeptidase — translated: MKEQEWDLSALFENKESAEEFLKTLQTEAQEFESAYQNNLKDLDATGFADALKHYENLLEKISRAMTYAQLLFAKNTKEAKFYSQCEMACANIQQHLLFFEIEFKNLDAKKQLAFIKKCKDHAFYLNNLIEKKKHTLNLDEEKIALALSPVGVGAFSRLFDEHFSSLKIPFEEKTLSEEEILALLHNPKRKIRKKSQKAFSKALEKSRPLLTYILNMVRKDLLIETKLRKYDKKESFRHIDNQISQESVDSMIEIVNANFSLVHRYYHKKAQILGHKLKDYDRYAPLNNESITMTYSQALEEVLKTLKAFSPEFHKIASKAIKEGWVDSHPKDFKQGGAFSHGTVPSAHPYVLLNYTGNRRDAFTIAHEFGHMIHQELSKKQGVLNMDTPLTTAETASVFSEMLFFEHLKKGLKSDELLFMLAGKLEDIFSTLFRQVVMTNFERRIHEMDEELDTKDFDRIWFEENQRMFEKSVKLTKNYHLWWSYIPHFIHSPFYCYAYSYGQLLTLALYGLYKKSDAKEFVKTYTEFLSLGGSKSPKELVSMFGFDIDSKEFWEIGMQEVRHLLEEFERLLACEEN
- a CDS encoding motility associated factor glycosyltransferase family protein, with protein sequence MPFLKALESFDVPYLEKEISKRFRDNLVFFKSYHPNLFNALNTPFKNYQLLFEKNHLNLLHTPTNALSYPKHQMIETAFSMASNPLNNPRWSLDNNHLSLHYLRSQNNHKLPLTLKATHAISNFLDNYQTPCSLKKFLPPTMIYGVLDGLFLAILQAQNYRFHSLYLFEENLDLFKISCYFARYEDLIKKGAKLFIQGFFNPNELKMDFLKRPVTHSFLKLEIMPYKSAFNMRMRENIQSYYKQALRGWGSFEDELLGLKNTIKNLPLYQTLKTKPKKINAPICVVGNGPSLDLLLDFLKENEDHFIIFSCGTALKPLKAHGVKVDFQIEVERIDYLKEVLENAPLEDTPLMGANMLNPNAFNLAKEALMFMRGGSACAYISPLSIEYAAPFVGNAGVALAGLMSDEIYLCALDCAYIKGFKKHAKNSYYGDEKEIDTSSLISIEGNFKGYETFSDSLFLLSKERIEEALHYYQPKKVYNLSYGAKIKHAVSLNYSQVKLKQTNKQDATARIKSMFNPPNNHASDLNNLQKNLMSFKEDFLKYLNTPCKTKQEIFEWVDNLNGFCQTASAKTPTIGILFEGSVAHILQSVLIVSLHLKENELTNFINHSQNTLKQFLKKACLLLQRQLKQP